A window of Primulina eburnea isolate SZY01 unplaced genomic scaffold, ASM2296580v1 ctg553_ERROPOS100000, whole genome shotgun sequence genomic DNA:
aagaagatgAGTGGAAGAAAGAAGATGAGTGGCATGCCCATGCTTCAGAAAAAGAAATCTCATCATTACTTCGATAATTTGCTAAGAATGTTAAGGGTAACGCCTACCTAGTCTCCATACTTGAATCTTTACCAAATACAATAGGAAGGGGCCCAGCCCAGGTGGGAGCAACAGCAGCAATGGCCTTTGGCTTTAACTTACCATTTCTTGTTGCACGCACTACTATAGTCGCAGCATGCCCTCCTCCAAAGACCACATAATCATTAACTGAGATATGCAATAGCATATTAAAAaagttaaaaatttatataatgCAGTTTAGGACAGTAACCAGGCATAACAACACATTACTTCTGCATTGTTAACTGtgtaaataattatgtatacaATCAATATCGAGGATAACTAAAATCAACAGTGTGCCAATGAACACAAATTGTACATGTTGAATGAACCGAATAAGATAAAAGAGATCTCAAGACAATTTAAAGACGGAGAAATGGATTGGATAACAAGTTCAGTCACGTGTCCTAAAGTTTCATAGAAAAATGATATTCTCTCGATGTTTTGGCATGCTAAAAAccaaaatgaaaagaaaaatcGGTTCCTACGTCAGCTTAATACACAACAAGAACCAACAGGCAGCAAAGACAACCACAAACAAAGCCCAAAAGAGCTGCAAATGAATAAGAGCCCAACACGTAGCCAAAATGCCGAGCCCCCCAACAACAGTAAGGacacccatttagttcctaaaGAGAGCTCCTCCTTGGTCAGAAAATTACTGAAGGACAACAAATACATAATGTTTCCCTTCTAAAGTTTGCATAAGTTACACATCAGATGAAACCTATATTCATGGCAGTGGGCTAACCGCTATCACAGAGTGCTTAAATTgatctacataatatacatcCATGATAAATAACTTGTAAATAAAACAGGAACTCAACTTCTTGAGCACACTAAACCAACAAATGTAAACAAAAAATCTGCTTCAAGATACGATTTTTCAGACCTGCCACAGAGCTAGCAATGGGGCAATCAGGGGAAGTTATAAAATCCACTATAAATCTCTCCATGACGTCAGCATTGTAGTCGAGTTTTGGCCGGTCGGAGTGCCCGAGACCAGGCCAGTCCACAATGGTCGCAATCCCACCATTCTTCCTCACAATTTCTTCAGCAACAATTCTCCACTCCTCCACGGTGCTGACGTCAGATATCGTGGGAACCATCAGAATGTTCTTGCAAGGCCCATTATTGCCCTCCTTCTCGAACTTCTCGAAGTGGATATTCAATGAATTTCCCTGATACTTCCACTTCCAGCTGCTGGCGCTGCAATTCAAGGGCGCTGCAGGCATGGACGGGGCATAGTTGCCGAGCGAAGTTGAGGCTCTAATGGTAAAGCTGATGGCTTTGGAAGTGCAAATAGCTGGAGAAGAAAGGGGCTGGTGGGTTTTCCAGAGACGAGTGGCACATAATGATGGCATATGAATAACTGCAGATTGCGCCATTAATCGAAGAACGGTTAATCAACTAGAATTGTGAAATCGAGGTCTCAAAAATTAGGGTTCAAGAAATGATTTTGGGGGGACAGGGAGTTGGTTGCAGCTAAACTCGAAATACAGTTGACCAACAGCTGCTCAGAGATTTTTTCTCAATTTGATATTTGTGATTTGACATTAGCATAGTCCAA
This region includes:
- the LOC140821371 gene encoding uncharacterized protein, with protein sequence MAQSAVIHMPSLCATRLWKTHQPLSSPAICTSKAISFTIRASTSLGNYAPSMPAAPLNCSASSWKWKYQGNSLNIHFEKFEKEGNNGPCKNILMVPTISDVSTVEEWRIVAEEIVRKNGGIATIVDWPGLGHSDRPKLDYNADVMERFIVDFITSPDCPIASSVAVNDYVVFGGGHAATIVVRATRNGKLKPKAIAAVAPTWAGPLPIVFGKDSSMETRYGLLRGTLRAPAVGWMMYNVLVSNVKAIKSQYQSHVYADPENVTPSIIESRYELTKRKGARYVPAAFLTGLLDPVNSREEFVELFAGLEGTVPVLVMSASRAPKRSKAEMEALRGSKGVSKFVEVPGALLPQEEYPTVVAEELYKFLIETYESKA